The Primulina eburnea isolate SZY01 chromosome 6, ASM2296580v1, whole genome shotgun sequence genome contains a region encoding:
- the LOC140833712 gene encoding nicotinamide adenine dinucleotide transporter 1, chloroplastic-like: MAIQAHGPSPKGLLCNAGAGAAAGVIAATFVCPLDVIKTRFQVHGLPQLSNANVKGSLIVGSLEQIFQKEGFRGMYRGLSPTVLALLPNWAVYFTIYEQLKSFLGADDVNHHLSVGANMLAASGAGAATTIATNPLWVVKTRFQTQEMRGGVVLYRSTLSALRRIAHEEGIRGLYSGLVPALAGISHVAIQFPTYEKIKCYLADRDNTTMDKLGASNVAVASSVSKIFASTLTYPHEVVRSRLQEQGHHSEKRYSGVVDCIKKVFQQDGIPGFYRGCATNLLRTTPAAVITFTSFEMIHRFLVDVFPPDHQSLRNHKSPS; encoded by the exons ATGGCCATACAAGCTCACGGCCCTAGTCCCAAGGGCCTTCTTTGCAATGCTGGTGCCGGTGCGGCAGCTG GAGTGATTGCAGCTACTTTTGTGTGTCCTTTAGATGTTATCAAGACTAGGTTCCAGGTCCATGGACTGCCGCAGCTTTCTAATGCTAATGTCAAAG GTAGTCTTATAGTTGGAAGTTTGGAACAAATATTTCAAAAGGAGGGCTTTCGTGGTATGTACCGCGGACTCTCTCCCACGGTGCTTGCATTGCTGCCAAATTGGGCA GTGTACTTCACCATTTATGAGCAACTAAAAAGTTTTCTTGGTGCTGATG ATGTAAATCATCATCTCTCAGTTGGTGCTAATATGTTGGCTGCTTCTGGTGCTGGAGCTGCGACTACAATTGCAACAAATCCTCTCTGGGTTGTTAAGACAAGATTTCAA ACACAAGAAATGAGAGGAGGTGTGGTGCTATATAGGAGCACGTTGTCTGCCTTGAGAAGAATTGCACATGAAGAGGGCATTCGAGGATTATACAG TGGCCTTGTGCCGGCTTTGGCTGGTATTAGTCATGTTGCAATTCAATTTCCAACATATGAGAAGATAAAATGTTACTTGGCTGATCGTG ATAACACGACGATGGATAAACTTGGTGCAAGCAACGTCGCAGTGGCTTCATCAGTTTCTAAAATATTCGCTTCCACCTTGACGTATCCACATGAG GTCGTGCGATCGAGGCTTCAGGAGCAAGGGCACCACTCTGAAAAGCGGTATTCTGGTGTTGTTGACTGCATTAAGAAAGTCTTCCAGCAAGATGGAATACCTGGTTTTTATCGAGGTTGTGCTACCAACCTCCTCAGAACCACACCAGCAGCTGTAATCACTTTCACCAGTTTTGAAATGATTCACCGCTTCCTTGTTGATGTATTCCCTCCAGACCATCAATCATTGCGAAATCACAAGTCTCCAAGTTGA